A genomic window from Cupriavidus metallidurans CH34 includes:
- a CDS encoding ExeA family protein — protein MNQPNLLALYGLKFNPFAQDIPVEAVFVPPKLDHFCWRIENGMAREGGFAMVHGDPGCGKSVTLRLLHQRLMRVPDLMVGSIAHPQSNLADFYRELSDIFTVPLKPHNRWGGFKALRERWLTHMEASRRRCVLLIDEAQEMAVPALSELRLLAQARFDSQLLLCVVLAGDARLPEKFSREDLIPLGSRIRCRLALESASIDELQACLDHLLAAAGNATLMTMPLRQTLCEHAAGNYRILMNLAGELLAQAAQRELPQIDEKLYLETYSATLNRRARR, from the coding sequence ATGAATCAACCCAACCTGCTGGCCTTGTACGGTCTGAAGTTCAACCCCTTCGCCCAGGACATCCCCGTCGAGGCCGTGTTCGTGCCACCCAAGCTCGATCACTTCTGCTGGCGCATTGAGAACGGTATGGCCCGCGAAGGCGGCTTCGCCATGGTGCATGGCGACCCCGGTTGCGGCAAGAGCGTCACGCTGCGCCTGCTCCATCAGCGCCTCATGCGCGTCCCCGATCTGATGGTCGGCTCGATCGCTCACCCACAGAGCAATCTGGCGGACTTCTATCGCGAGCTCAGCGACATCTTTACCGTACCGCTCAAGCCCCACAATCGCTGGGGCGGCTTCAAGGCGCTGCGCGAGCGCTGGCTCACCCACATGGAGGCCAGCCGCCGCCGCTGCGTGCTGCTCATCGATGAAGCCCAGGAGATGGCGGTGCCAGCCCTCTCGGAACTGCGCCTGCTCGCACAGGCACGCTTCGACTCGCAATTGCTGCTGTGCGTGGTGCTTGCCGGCGACGCTCGCCTGCCGGAGAAGTTCAGCCGCGAGGACCTGATCCCGCTGGGCAGCCGCATCCGCTGCCGTCTGGCGCTGGAGAGTGCGAGCATCGACGAGCTGCAGGCCTGCCTGGACCACTTGCTGGCCGCCGCCGGCAACGCCACCCTGATGACCATGCCATTGCGCCAGACCCTGTGTGAGCACGCCGCCGGCAATTACCGCATCCTGATGAACCTGGCGGGCGAGCTTCTGGCCCAGGCCGCGCAGCGGGAGCTACCGCAGATCGACGAGAAGCTCTATCTGGAAACCTACAGCGCAACCCTGAACCGCCGCGCCAGGCGGTGA
- a CDS encoding IS481 family transposase: MSLSIDHRNRWARLRFSVIGPLLASPPAKGELQQAFQALAAKVWRHPITGADVQFGASSIERWYYRARHVQDPVDQLKNRLRDDCGHFVSLSPAIIEALVEQYRQHPGWTMQLHYDNLRVATKDGPDTLPSYTTVCRYLKAQGLVRKPTPRSSTDGAIAAAARREAREVRSYEVDHVAALWHLDFHHGSRKVLTPDGQWHKPLLLCIMDDHSRLVCHLQWFLDETTASLVHGVSQAIMKRGLPRAIMTDNGAAMMADEFVEGLASLGILHQTTLPYSPYQNAKQERFWGQLESRLMAMLEGESHLTLEQLNLATQAWVEQEYHHKEHAELEATPLQRYLSCADVSRPSPEALALRRAFRIRQHRRQRRTDGTFTLDGVRFEIPGAYRHLEQVCLSYARWDLSQVDLIDARIGAILAAVFPLDKSANADARRAHLTAKGASPANEEPAQAGTAPLLRQLLAEHAATGLPPAYLPPAPTKL, translated from the coding sequence ATGTCACTATCGATTGATCATCGCAACCGATGGGCGCGCTTGCGCTTCTCGGTCATTGGCCCTTTGCTGGCTTCGCCGCCTGCCAAAGGAGAATTGCAGCAAGCGTTCCAGGCACTGGCCGCCAAGGTCTGGCGGCACCCCATCACCGGCGCCGACGTTCAGTTCGGCGCGTCTTCCATCGAACGCTGGTATTACCGGGCCCGTCACGTCCAGGATCCGGTCGATCAACTCAAGAACCGACTGCGCGACGATTGCGGCCACTTCGTCAGTCTGAGCCCAGCCATCATCGAAGCGCTGGTCGAGCAGTACCGTCAGCACCCCGGCTGGACCATGCAGTTGCATTACGACAACCTGCGCGTCGCGACCAAGGATGGCCCGGACACGCTGCCGTCCTACACCACGGTGTGCCGGTATCTGAAGGCGCAGGGTCTGGTGCGCAAGCCAACCCCGCGCTCGAGCACGGATGGGGCCATCGCTGCTGCGGCTCGCCGCGAGGCACGCGAGGTGCGTAGCTACGAGGTCGACCACGTGGCCGCGCTCTGGCACCTGGACTTCCACCATGGTTCGCGCAAGGTGCTCACCCCCGATGGGCAGTGGCACAAGCCGCTGCTGCTCTGCATTATGGACGACCATTCGCGGCTGGTCTGCCACCTGCAGTGGTTCCTCGACGAGACCACTGCCTCGCTGGTGCACGGCGTCTCGCAGGCGATCATGAAGCGAGGGCTGCCGCGGGCCATCATGACCGATAACGGCGCAGCCATGATGGCCGACGAGTTCGTCGAGGGGCTGGCCAGTCTGGGCATCCTGCACCAGACTACCTTGCCCTACAGCCCATACCAGAATGCCAAGCAGGAACGCTTCTGGGGACAGCTCGAGTCCCGGCTGATGGCCATGCTCGAAGGTGAGTCGCACCTCACCCTGGAGCAATTGAACCTCGCCACGCAGGCCTGGGTCGAGCAGGAATACCACCACAAGGAACACGCCGAACTCGAGGCGACGCCTCTGCAGCGCTACCTGTCCTGTGCCGACGTCTCGCGCCCCAGTCCCGAGGCGCTGGCCTTGCGCCGGGCCTTCCGTATCCGCCAGCATCGCCGCCAGCGCAGAACCGACGGCACCTTCACGTTGGACGGCGTGCGCTTCGAGATCCCCGGCGCTTACCGCCACCTCGAGCAAGTCTGCCTGAGCTACGCGCGCTGGGATCTCTCCCAAGTCGACCTGATCGATGCGCGCATCGGCGCGATCCTGGCCGCCGTGTTCCCGCTGGACAAGTCTGCCAATGCCGACGCACGGCGCGCGCATCTCACGGCCAAGGGTGCCTCGCCTGCTAACGAGGAACCCGCGCAGGCTGGCACTGCGCCGCTGCTGCGTCAGTTGCTCGCCGAACACGCCGCCACCGGCCTGCCGCCGGCCTATCTCCCACCCGCACCCACCAAGCTATGA
- a CDS encoding transposase, whose amino-acid sequence MKETSAVCHALLQTPAFFALLRRIDEDLMKVARDRGCCHCGSVLHSANYPRKPRGCPPAAHPDCNTRLSLCCAGCRKRMTPDSVRFLGRRVWLAIVLVLRSSRATGACLDGLPAISWATLKRWRQWWTETFPKTPVGRWLRGLIPPTPEPFIYPDCLLQSVEHDSEDERLAAVLLLLLGPA is encoded by the coding sequence ATGAAGGAGACCTCAGCAGTGTGCCATGCCTTGCTACAAACGCCAGCGTTTTTTGCCCTGTTGCGCCGGATCGACGAAGACTTGATGAAGGTGGCGCGAGACAGGGGCTGCTGCCATTGCGGCTCTGTGCTGCACAGTGCCAACTATCCGCGTAAGCCGCGCGGATGCCCACCGGCAGCACACCCGGACTGCAATACGCGCCTGAGCCTGTGCTGTGCCGGATGCCGCAAACGCATGACGCCCGATTCGGTGCGCTTTCTCGGCCGGCGTGTCTGGCTGGCCATTGTCCTGGTACTGCGATCGAGCCGTGCCACTGGCGCCTGCCTGGACGGCCTGCCGGCGATCAGTTGGGCCACGCTCAAGCGCTGGCGTCAGTGGTGGACCGAGACCTTCCCCAAGACCCCCGTCGGTCGGTGGCTGCGTGGCCTCATCCCGCCAACGCCCGAGCCGTTCATCTATCCCGACTGCCTGCTGCAATCGGTCGAGCACGACAGCGAAGACGAGCGTCTGGCCGCGGTGTTGCTTCTGCTGCTGGGCCCGGCCTGA
- a CDS encoding IS3-like element IS1087B family transposase (programmed frameshift): MEILTEPERRRRRSVQEKLAIVQETMEPGATVSAVARRHGLNPNQVFAWRKQYQEGSLAAVSAGEAVVPASQLAAAMKEIRELQRLLGKKTQEAEILKEAVEYGRFKKLDCALALTARGRPMKTVCDVLGVARSAVAAKQARSSEWRDGRRARQYDDTALVAEIHELVAGLPTYGYRRVWALLRRSHELSGASPVNAKRVYRVMHDHQLLLRRPGRRLDTRRHDGRVAVDRSNTRWCSDGFEFRCDDGSPLRVTFALDCHDREAISWAATTGGHSGDIVRDVMLAAVEQRFGAVQTEQTIEWLSDNGSAYIDHRTRSFARELGLEPLTTPVRSPQSNGMAESFVKTMKRDYIAFMNKPDVPTALSQLTVAFEQYNDWHPHKALKYRSPREFRRAATSST, from the exons ATCGAAATTCTTACCGAACCTGAGCGGCGGCGGCGCCGTTCAGTCCAAGAAAAGCTCGCCATCGTTCAGGAAACGATGGAGCCGGGTGCCACGGTTTCGGCGGTTGCCCGACGGCATGGGCTCAATCCCAATCAGGTGTTCGCATGGCGCAAGCAATACCAGGAAGGAAGCCTGGCCGCTGTGAGCGCTGGCGAAGCTGTGGTCCCGGCCTCGCAGTTGGCTGCAGCGATGAAGGAGATCAGGGAACTGCAGCGGCTACTCGGAAAGAAAACGCAGGAAGCCGAGATCCTGAAGGAAGCCGTGGAGTACGGGCGCT TCAAAAAACTGGATTGCGCGCTCGCCCTTACTGCCCGGGGACGACCAATGAAGACGGTCTGCGATGTCCTTGGCGTGGCGCGCTCTGCGGTGGCAGCGAAACAGGCCCGTTCGTCGGAATGGCGGGATGGCCGCCGCGCCCGCCAATACGACGACACGGCGCTGGTGGCTGAAATCCATGAGCTGGTTGCGGGCCTGCCGACATACGGCTACCGAAGGGTCTGGGCTTTGCTACGGCGCAGTCATGAGCTGAGCGGGGCCTCGCCCGTGAACGCAAAGCGTGTTTATCGTGTGATGCACGACCACCAGTTGCTGCTTCGCCGGCCTGGGCGACGACTCGATACACGTCGCCATGACGGTCGGGTCGCTGTCGACCGTAGCAATACCCGCTGGTGTTCAGACGGCTTTGAATTCCGTTGCGACGATGGTTCGCCGCTACGCGTCACCTTTGCGCTCGATTGCCATGACCGAGAAGCCATTAGTTGGGCGGCGACCACCGGCGGGCACAGTGGGGATATTGTTCGAGATGTCATGCTGGCGGCCGTCGAGCAGCGCTTTGGCGCCGTGCAGACCGAGCAAACCATCGAATGGCTCTCGGACAACGGCTCGGCGTACATCGACCATCGTACGCGCAGCTTCGCGCGGGAACTGGGCCTGGAGCCACTGACCACGCCGGTGCGTTCTCCGCAGAGCAACGGTATGGCCGAATCCTTCGTCAAGACCATGAAGCGCGATTACATCGCGTTCATGAACAAGCCCGACGTGCCGACCGCGCTCTCTCAGCTAACGGTCGCGTTCGAGCAATACAATGACTGGCATCCGCATAAAGCGTTGAAGTATCGTTCGCCTCGGGAGTTCCGACGCGCCGCAACATCATCAACTTAA
- a CDS encoding recombinase family protein, with amino-acid sequence MAIRAYLRASTADQDADRARESLTKFATEQGARITTFYVENASGASLDRNELDRLIDESRSGDVLLVEGIDRLTRLTQDDWKTLKQRLASKCILICAKFVPMTHDVLQATQAQRSDWAHDAVKAAIRDLMIELAAAKAREDYEVRRERAEQGIARRKAKDAAGETDRPGYGGRKADADMHRKIIDLRKRGMSYSQIVDTLGTTRPTISRALKAAGMLGTEAA; translated from the coding sequence ATGGCAATTCGAGCGTATCTCCGTGCGTCCACTGCGGACCAAGATGCAGACCGCGCAAGGGAGAGCCTGACCAAGTTCGCCACAGAGCAGGGCGCACGTATCACGACCTTCTATGTTGAGAACGCCTCGGGAGCCTCCTTGGACCGCAACGAACTAGACCGCCTCATTGATGAGTCACGGTCTGGCGATGTCCTGTTGGTGGAAGGTATCGACCGCCTGACCCGGTTGACTCAGGATGATTGGAAGACCTTGAAGCAGCGCCTAGCGAGCAAGTGCATTCTGATCTGCGCCAAGTTCGTCCCGATGACTCACGATGTCCTCCAGGCTACGCAGGCTCAGCGATCAGACTGGGCACACGATGCGGTCAAAGCGGCAATCCGTGACTTGATGATTGAGCTTGCAGCAGCGAAGGCCCGAGAGGACTACGAGGTGCGCCGTGAGCGTGCTGAGCAGGGTATCGCTAGGCGGAAGGCAAAGGATGCCGCTGGGGAAACCGACAGACCCGGCTACGGGGGGCGCAAGGCAGACGCAGACATGCACCGGAAGATCATTGACCTACGGAAGCGGGGCATGTCCTACAGCCAGATAGTGGACACCCTAGGGACAACCCGACCGACCATCTCAAGGGCACTCAAGGCCGCTGGAATGTTGGGCACTGAGGCGGCGTGA
- a CDS encoding DUF5677 domain-containing protein, producing the protein MSEQAEGQEIPDIKRVEVSPEELAKFTDEEDFTGLSVDLMIEQGSWTCLTASLLPGETRKWDRDQAILGGLLVRFYKLASALLDQTCQHRRETTFVLGRLAIECMINIQYLVSTNSKAVYQAYVIDSLRHEKKLMDRIETNIASRSGVMLPIEARMLGSIQKSFDKSGVKPEEVTKQAAKPWKDVDLYQRADAVGLGEAYLGLFGGPSHNVHGSWQDLIEYHLHHDGEGFTPELAWHRPRPQVLFTLARIGVETLMAYLEHFAGDGAEGVISELQDLGDRIEIANRAHEAFLSARQSKETA; encoded by the coding sequence GTGAGTGAGCAAGCCGAAGGCCAGGAGATTCCAGATATCAAGCGCGTAGAGGTCTCCCCGGAGGAACTCGCCAAGTTCACCGATGAGGAAGATTTCACGGGCCTCTCTGTGGACCTGATGATTGAGCAAGGCTCTTGGACCTGTTTGACCGCAAGCCTTCTCCCCGGTGAGACTCGCAAATGGGACCGGGATCAGGCCATTCTTGGCGGCCTTCTCGTGAGGTTCTACAAGCTGGCGTCCGCCTTGCTTGACCAGACCTGTCAGCACAGACGAGAGACTACCTTTGTACTCGGGCGGCTCGCTATCGAGTGCATGATTAATATTCAGTACTTGGTCAGCACCAACTCCAAGGCGGTGTACCAAGCCTACGTCATTGATTCCCTTCGGCATGAGAAAAAACTCATGGACCGAATTGAGACCAACATCGCTAGTCGGAGTGGGGTAATGCTACCGATTGAGGCGAGGATGCTCGGGTCAATCCAAAAGTCTTTCGATAAGTCCGGGGTTAAACCGGAGGAGGTCACTAAGCAGGCAGCGAAGCCCTGGAAAGACGTGGACCTCTACCAACGTGCTGATGCTGTTGGACTGGGCGAGGCATACCTCGGCCTGTTCGGAGGACCGTCACACAATGTCCATGGCTCGTGGCAGGACCTCATTGAGTATCACCTCCACCACGATGGAGAAGGCTTTACTCCTGAACTGGCGTGGCACAGGCCGCGTCCGCAGGTTCTCTTCACGCTAGCAAGGATCGGCGTTGAGACTCTCATGGCCTACCTTGAGCACTTCGCAGGGGATGGCGCGGAAGGAGTAATCAGCGAGTTACAAGACCTTGGGGACCGTATCGAGATTGCCAATCGGGCTCATGAGGCGTTTCTGTCGGCAAGGCAGAGCAAAGAGACCGCCTGA
- a CDS encoding phage integrase: MKLTLGVLRVTLKHAFLRGGVIYYQRAIPKDLQDRYSAKLVKASLETGDVLVAKRKIEQLNRELEAEWAMMRGHPEATPKTIQGQAVELLRKWGLTATPTDDDEDAIDLFRESLDEKRQRYAEGDDEVYSDADGSEYLSPVEIKAAQIIAGTIKPVLSEALELYLKVHPKRNDKRFEDGARLVFKTLTDAIGDKPIEDLSRSDAHKYVAAEIARGVKTGTVNRYMNTIRAIIGTWLREKEIAKANPFTRIPIPENGKDAKKREPFTEPELKTLFAACKTKDDDVRWLTAILGDTGARLAEIAGLALDDINLDAEIPHVVIQPHPWRSLKNDVSARTVPLLGHALWAAQRIKETARKGQRFAFPRYTSADKAGTAVETKATHASNTIAKWIRTLKVDGVKMNHTAHELRHTMADRLREVGCPPEIRLAIGGWAIDGIGATYGKGYTLRVMSEWLGKVTI, translated from the coding sequence ATGAAGCTGACTCTCGGTGTTCTGCGCGTGACTCTCAAACATGCCTTCCTCCGTGGTGGTGTCATCTACTACCAGCGAGCAATCCCGAAAGACCTACAGGACCGCTATTCCGCCAAGCTGGTGAAGGCCAGCCTTGAGACTGGTGATGTGCTGGTAGCAAAGCGGAAGATCGAGCAACTAAACCGCGAGCTTGAAGCGGAGTGGGCGATGATGCGCGGCCACCCCGAGGCGACACCTAAGACCATCCAAGGGCAGGCCGTTGAGTTGCTGCGCAAGTGGGGCCTCACGGCAACCCCAACGGATGACGATGAGGACGCTATAGACCTCTTCCGCGAAAGCCTGGACGAGAAGCGCCAGCGATATGCGGAGGGCGATGACGAGGTGTATAGCGATGCGGACGGTAGCGAGTACCTGAGCCCCGTCGAAATCAAAGCAGCGCAGATCATCGCGGGCACCATCAAGCCTGTCCTCAGTGAGGCCCTTGAGTTGTATCTGAAGGTGCATCCGAAGCGGAACGACAAACGCTTTGAAGACGGTGCAAGGCTTGTCTTTAAGACACTCACGGATGCCATAGGCGACAAGCCGATTGAAGACCTCTCACGGAGTGATGCGCACAAGTACGTTGCTGCTGAGATTGCCCGTGGGGTGAAGACTGGCACTGTCAATCGCTACATGAATACGATCCGCGCCATTATCGGCACGTGGTTGCGCGAGAAGGAAATTGCCAAGGCCAACCCATTCACCCGGATTCCGATCCCAGAGAATGGCAAGGATGCAAAGAAGCGGGAGCCCTTCACCGAGCCAGAACTCAAAACACTCTTCGCTGCGTGCAAGACCAAGGATGATGATGTCCGGTGGTTGACTGCCATCCTAGGGGACACGGGAGCACGCCTAGCAGAGATAGCAGGGCTGGCCTTGGATGACATCAACCTTGATGCTGAGATTCCCCACGTTGTCATTCAGCCGCACCCTTGGCGGTCCCTCAAGAATGACGTGAGTGCGCGTACAGTGCCGCTCTTGGGTCATGCCTTATGGGCCGCTCAGCGAATCAAAGAGACTGCAAGGAAGGGCCAGCGTTTCGCCTTCCCCCGGTACACCTCAGCGGACAAGGCGGGCACCGCCGTAGAGACAAAGGCCACTCACGCATCCAACACTATTGCGAAGTGGATACGGACGCTGAAGGTTGATGGCGTGAAGATGAACCACACCGCGCATGAGCTACGCCACACGATGGCCGACCGTCTGCGGGAGGTAGGCTGTCCTCCCGAGATTCGCCTTGCAATAGGTGGATGGGCGATTGACGGTATTGGGGCCACCTATGGCAAAGGCTATACGCTTCGCGTCATGTCCGAGTGGCTCGGGAAAGTGACCATCTGA
- a CDS encoding PP2C family protein-serine/threonine phosphatase — MENTTAFQWESAAHTDVGLARARNEDAWLAAPGLWVVADGMGGHAHGDFASRSIVEALSTLSLPGDLDQAIADTRAAILGVNQLLMDEARHARVRVIGSTVVALVSRGHQCACLWAGDSRLYLLRDNHLQQLTRDHSHVEQLRARGLITADEAKHHPAHNAITRAVGAAATLDLETLTLDVRDGDMFLLCSDGLYNDVDDTDIATVLASWDCRHAADELVRLALARGGQDNVTVVVIRASEADGSSESYLSPDTTG, encoded by the coding sequence ATGGAGAACACAACAGCGTTCCAGTGGGAATCCGCCGCGCACACGGATGTTGGGCTCGCGCGGGCGCGCAATGAGGACGCGTGGCTCGCCGCGCCCGGCCTCTGGGTAGTGGCCGATGGCATGGGCGGCCACGCGCATGGCGATTTCGCCAGCCGCTCGATCGTGGAGGCACTATCGACGCTATCGCTGCCCGGCGATCTCGATCAGGCCATCGCCGATACACGCGCAGCCATCCTCGGCGTCAATCAGTTGCTGATGGATGAAGCACGGCATGCGCGGGTACGCGTGATCGGCAGCACGGTGGTAGCGCTCGTCTCGCGCGGGCATCAATGCGCCTGTCTCTGGGCAGGCGACAGTCGGCTCTACCTGCTCCGCGACAACCATCTGCAACAGCTCACACGCGACCACAGTCACGTGGAGCAATTGCGCGCGCGTGGCCTTATCACCGCCGACGAAGCGAAACACCATCCCGCCCACAACGCGATCACACGCGCCGTGGGGGCGGCCGCCACGCTTGACCTGGAGACCCTCACGCTGGACGTCCGGGACGGCGACATGTTCCTGCTCTGCAGCGATGGCCTCTACAACGACGTCGACGATACGGACATCGCCACGGTACTGGCCTCCTGGGATTGCCGGCACGCGGCAGATGAACTGGTGAGACTGGCGCTGGCGCGCGGCGGTCAGGACAACGTCACAGTGGTGGTAATCCGGGCCAGCGAAGCTGACGGCAGCTCGGAATCGTACTTGTCGCCGGACACTACGGGCTGA
- a CDS encoding DEAD/DEAH box helicase, which translates to MTQHDFRAEQPIASATDAFATPADAASPLDKLDAMLNADAAPAVEASENGFAKLGLDAAILRALAEANYNTPTPVQAQAIPAFLAGRDLLVSSQTGSGKTAAFMLPAIQRISEKPATHRPTEPAKRMKGKRPRPSPAQPSLLVLTPTRELALQVTEAAAKYGRHLRRIVCASILGGMPYPKQLAMLARMPDILVATPGRLLDHIEAGRIDLSALEMLVFDEADRMLDMGFADDIDAIVAATPASRQTLMFSATLDARIAQLASRQLRDPQRIEIAAARADHSNIEQRLHFTDDMSHKERLLDHLLRDASLKQAIVFTATKRDADSLAERLSDTGFSAGALHGDMTQGARNRTLTALRRGNLRVLVATDVAARGIDVPDITHVVNFDLPKQAEDYVHRIGRTGRAGRSGVAINLVNHGDMFQWRRIERFTNNRIDASVIEGFEPRRSPKPRSNFGGKPGGRDGFRGNGGTGGGYRGNNGSGGYRGNREGSGDRNFGERRFSSDNRGFGDRAPRPFGDDNRGGFGDRGERGFGDRSNGNSNGGYRGQGQGQGQGQAQQRSFGGERSFGNRDFAQRDGNRDATQRDGNRSFGGNRDGQRDGNRSFGDRSFGDRKFGDRGGDRGGFGGQRNSRSRYER; encoded by the coding sequence ATGACCCAGCACGATTTCCGTGCGGAGCAGCCTATTGCCTCCGCCACCGACGCATTCGCCACGCCCGCCGATGCCGCCAGCCCGCTCGACAAGCTCGACGCCATGCTGAACGCTGACGCCGCACCGGCCGTGGAGGCCTCGGAAAACGGCTTCGCAAAACTCGGCCTCGACGCCGCTATCCTGCGCGCACTGGCCGAAGCCAACTACAACACACCGACACCGGTGCAGGCGCAGGCCATCCCCGCCTTCCTGGCCGGCCGCGACCTGCTGGTTTCCAGCCAGACCGGCTCGGGCAAGACCGCCGCGTTCATGCTGCCCGCAATCCAGCGCATCAGCGAAAAGCCGGCCACGCATCGTCCGACCGAACCGGCCAAGCGCATGAAGGGCAAGCGCCCCCGTCCGTCTCCGGCCCAGCCGTCGCTGCTGGTGCTGACGCCGACGCGTGAACTGGCCCTGCAGGTAACCGAAGCCGCCGCCAAGTATGGCCGCCATCTGCGCCGTATCGTCTGCGCCAGCATCCTGGGCGGCATGCCCTACCCGAAGCAACTGGCCATGCTGGCCCGTATGCCGGACATCCTCGTGGCCACGCCGGGCCGCCTGCTCGACCATATCGAAGCCGGCCGCATTGACCTGTCCGCGCTGGAAATGCTGGTGTTCGACGAAGCCGACCGTATGCTCGACATGGGCTTCGCCGACGACATCGACGCCATCGTTGCCGCCACGCCGGCATCGCGCCAGACGCTGATGTTCTCGGCCACGCTCGACGCCCGCATCGCCCAACTGGCCTCGCGCCAGCTCCGCGACCCGCAGCGCATCGAAATCGCCGCCGCGCGCGCCGACCACAGCAACATCGAACAGCGCCTGCACTTCACCGACGACATGTCGCACAAGGAGCGCCTGCTCGACCACCTGCTGCGCGATGCATCGCTCAAGCAAGCCATCGTCTTCACCGCTACCAAGCGCGATGCCGATTCGCTGGCCGAGCGCCTGTCGGACACCGGCTTCTCCGCCGGCGCGCTGCATGGCGACATGACTCAGGGCGCGCGTAACCGCACGCTGACGGCCCTGCGCCGTGGCAACCTGCGCGTGCTGGTGGCCACCGACGTGGCCGCGCGCGGCATCGACGTGCCCGACATTACCCACGTGGTGAACTTCGACCTGCCCAAGCAGGCGGAAGACTACGTGCACCGCATTGGCCGTACCGGCCGTGCCGGTCGCTCGGGTGTGGCGATCAACCTCGTGAACCACGGTGACATGTTCCAGTGGCGCCGTATCGAGCGCTTCACGAACAACCGCATCGACGCCTCGGTGATCGAGGGCTTCGAACCGCGTCGCTCGCCGAAGCCGCGCTCGAACTTCGGCGGCAAGCCGGGCGGCCGCGACGGCTTCCGCGGCAACGGTGGCACCGGTGGCGGCTATCGCGGCAACAACGGCAGCGGTGGCTATCGCGGTAACCGCGAAGGTAGCGGCGACCGCAACTTCGGCGAGCGCCGATTCAGCAGCGACAACCGTGGTTTCGGCGATCGCGCCCCGCGTCCGTTCGGCGACGACAACCGTGGTGGCTTCGGCGATCGTGGTGAGCGTGGTTTCGGCGACCGTAGCAATGGCAATAGCAATGGCGGCTACCGTGGTCAAGGTCAAGGCCAGGGTCAAGGCCAAGCTCAGCAGCGCAGCTTTGGTGGCGAACGCAGCTTCGGCAACCGCGACTTCGCACAGCGCGATGGCAACCGTGACGCCACGCAACGTGACGGTAACCGCAGCTTTGGCGGCAACCGTGACGGCCAGCGCGACGGCAACCGTAGCTTTGGCGATCGCAGCTTCGGCGACCGCAAGTTCGGTGACCGCGGTGGCGATCGCGGCGGCTTCGGCGGCCAGCGCAACAGCCGCTCGCGTTACGAGCGATAA